CTGCCGTACAATGCCCGGGCCACCTCCGCTCCCAGCGTGCTCTCCTCATAGCGAAAGAACGCTGTCTCCACAAGCATCTGCAATGTCCGTTTATATAACGGATGCGAGGCATATGTCCGGTATAAGGTAAAGAAAAAAGGCTCGTCCACCGGGTTGCCTTTGGCATATTCCCGGAGCTGCCGCGCCAATACGCCAAATCCGTCGTCTAAAACCTGAATCTGTTCCTGTGGGCTTCGCATCTGTGCCCCTTCCACCTGCAGATCCGGAAACATTTTTTTCACCGTCCCGATCAAATACGCCGGGCGCACCGCTTTCCCCTCCCCATTCACTCTCGTATAAGACAGATAGAGCCGCTCACTCGGTTTCGTCATATTCATATAGAGATACAGGCGCTGGATATACATCTGCTGTCTGGGCGATGGCGCCATCTCCCACTGCCCCTGCGCAAGAAACTCACGGTCCGTGTCGGAGATAATGCCGCCTCTGGCGCCGCTCTTTGGGATGTTGCCGTCATTGACCCCGAGAAAAAACAGCACCTTGATCTCTTTCAGCCGCGTTCGTTCCATATCTCCCACTACAATCCGGTCAACATTCTGTGGAATGGTACCTACCTGAATCTCTCCGAATCCTGCATCGAGAATATCCGCAAACTCCTGCAGCGCCATCTCTTCCTCCCCGATCAGATCATAAATCTGCTCCAACAGTTCCATGACCAGCCGATAGATCTGTCCGTATTCTTTCGCTTTCACAAGATCGCCTTCCGCCGAGAATTTCTCTTCAAAATGCGCCAGCTTCTCGTAAGCCCCGCTCTCCACAAGAAACGTATACAAATGTGTGACATAATCTCTGACAGTCTTCCCCATCCCGAGCAGAGGCGCAAGCCTGTCTGCCAACCGCTGCCTGACAGCGTTGATCTGCGCCAGTTCTTGCGACTCCTCTTCCGTAAGGCTTCTTCTGACGAACAGTTCCTGCCACCGTTTCCTGCCCCGGATCCCATAGCGCAGCACATAGTTTTCCAGTCTGTCGGTCTCTTCCATTGAAATATCCGCAAGCCCGCTACGCAGGAAATGAAAGACCGTTTCATAAGAAAAATCATGCAGCACTATTTTCAATGCGCTGCGGATATATTCAATAAACGGATTATGCCCGATCCCCTTTGTCGTGTCCACATAACAGGGAATCGAAAACCGCCCAAAGATTTCTTCCACATAATCCGCATAGGCTGACAGATCCCCGGCTACCACGGCAATGTCCCGGTATTGATAACTTTCCTCCCGCACCAGTCTTCTGATCTGCAGGCAAGTCTGGCGCACTTCCTCTCCGGGCGTTGCAGCCTCCGTCAGATGGATGGCCCCCTGTTCTCCGGTATAAACCCGGTTGCGATAGCGAAACAATTCCTGCTCCAGATGTGCCATACTCGGATTATCCCGGAAACGGGGAACCGGCCGACCGGTGAGCACAATATCCGCTTTACGCGGCGTCCCTGTCTCCTGCGCCAACCGGATCAGAGAACGCATCATCTTCCTGCTGAATGCAAAAAGCTGCTGCTCCCCTGTCTCCTGCTGCAAGTCTTCCCTGCCATCCATGATTACGGCCACTCTCACCTCTCTGGCAAGAGACAGCAGCTTCTTTATAATCTGATTCTGCACAGGCGTAAATCCGGTAAAGCCGTCAAATACGACGACACTGTCCCTGATCATAGCCGACCGCTCCAGTGCCTGTGCCAGAAGCCCGAGCTGCCCCTCCGTCGTCACAAACCGGTCGCCGATGGCATCCAGAAATGATTCGTAGAGCACAGCCAAATCCTGGAGCTTATAATACAGACTGCCCCGGGACCTGGCATACTCCGTCAGCTCCTGAAGCTGCACTTTACCAATGCCATACTGCATAAACTCTGAAATCGCTGACTTGACTTCGTGGATATAACCGATCTTTCTCATATGAGAACCGATCACCGTCAGCTTCTCCTCACAGTCCGCCGCAATCTTACGCAGAATCAGGCTCTTTCCCGTATCGTCCAGTACCGGGCGTCCCCCTTCTCCGGTCTCCTCAAAGATTCTGTGTGTCAGCCGCCCGAAACTGAGCACCTCGATATTCATAATGCCTCGATTCGGGTGTCTCGTCACCAGCTCCTTCTGCGTCTGCATCGTGAACTGATCGGGCACGATAATAAAAAAACGGGTGTTTTCTTCTTCCATGGACTGCCGGATAATATCCGCATACAGCCTCTCGCTCTTTCCCGCCCCTGAGCTGCCGATACAAAACTGTAATGCCATAACTGCTCCTTTATGATCCCTTCGTGCTTTTCTCCGCCTTTTGTACCCAACCGTTATTTATACAGACCCCATGCCCTCAGCGCATCAAATATAACGCACGTTATCTTGTCACGTTCCGCAGCCATTTCTTCTTTCTATAGCGGAAATAACAGAACGGAATCTTCACCAGCTCATCGCTCATGAGAATAAAATAGACTGCCTTAACCGGGAGCTCCCACACGAACGCCGCCAGAAACCCGAGCAGGATCGCCCAGCCCCACAGGATGCCCGCGTCGACAAACATCCCGAATCTCGTATCTCCGCCGCCCCGGAAGACACCAACAATACAAGTACAGGTTGCCGACTGGGCGACCACATAGTAGGACATCATAAACAGAAAACTATGTAAATAGTCTGCCGTAAGGCCGGAAAAGCCAAGTCCGTGCAGAATCAGAGGCCGCATCGAAAAGATGACGATTCCTCCGATGAGACCAAAGCAGACTGCCAGGCGGATAAAACGACCGCCGTAGACCTGCGCTTCCTCCTTTTTATTCTCGCCGATCGCCTTGCCGATCATAATCGCCGTGGCATTGCCGATACCGAACGCAACGACGGTGGCAAGCTGGCGCATTACATGCGAGATCGAATTGGCTGCCACAGCGCTGCTGCCAAGATGTCCGATAATAGCCGCCATCGCCGAATATCCGGCTCCCCACATAAACTCATTGACGACAACCGGACTGGCATATCTGATAAAATCCCGCAGCAGCCCTCTGTCTGTGTGCAGGAAACAGGATAACCGCAAGCGGATGACGTGATTGTGATAATAAGCATATACGAGCATCATCACAAGTTCCAGCATTCTCGCACAGAGCGTACCGACCGCCGCACCGACGATGCCGAGCTCCGGAGCGCCAAACAGACCAAAGATCAACACCGCATTGACGACAAAATTGAGCACCAGGGAACAGCCATAGACGACGGTGGAAATCAGCACTTTTTCGATGCTGCGGATCAGGTTCAGATAAGTCATACTGACCGCTACCATCGGATAGGTAAAAGCCACGATCTTCAGGTACTTAACGCCCTCCGCGATTACCTCTGGCTCGTCTGTAAAAATAAGCATCAACTGCTCCGGGAAGAAAAAACTGCCTAACATAAAAATAAGGCCTACGGCCAGTGCTAATTTCACAACGATACCCAGCAGCTTTTCGATTGAGGCCGTATCCCGCTTACCCCAATACTGCGCTGTCAGCACGGATACCCCCGACGCCGTTCCAAACAAAAAAAGATTAAAGATAAAAAACACCTGCCCGCCAAGAGAACAGCCAGACAGCACCTCTTCTCCCACCTTGCCGAGCATGATGACATCCGTTGCCGACACTCCTACATTGATCAGGTTTTGCAGCGCCATCGGCACGACAAGCGCAAATACTTTTTTATAAAATGTTTTCTTTTCCATTTCCATGTCTGCCTTTCCTCCCCTTTTTTGTCTTTTTATCTGTATGATCATTCACCGGTCATGACGCTCCTGTCCGTCACCGCATACACAGGTCTTCCAGTTCCTGCAGATACGCAATCGCCTCTTTATAATAGGCGTCCGGCTTGAAATGTGCTTCCTGTACCATCTCGGACAGCAGTCCGTTCAGTGTAAATTCCACGATCTTTACGATCTTTTCCCAGGAAACGCCCTCCACTTCCTGAAACACTACCCGGTTGTAAATATTATCGTATGCCTCCAGCAGCGTTTCCGCCGATTCCCTTGTCGCCTCGACCGCCTCCTGTGCATCTTCTCTCTCTGCCCGCAGCAAAAACATCTGCATATAAGGAAAATTTTTCATCGCCTCGGTCCTGGCACGCTGAATCTGCCTGCACAGATTGAAATAGTCTGTCTCCGTATTGTTGACCGAGGAAGTCATTTCCATCATCACATATTTTACACTATAGTCATAGATAAACCCGTACAGCCCCGTCTTACTCACAAAATAGTGAAACAACAGTCCCTTGCTGATTCCCGCCTCCTTCACCATCTCGTCAGTGCTGGCTCTGCGAAACCCGTTCTCTGCAAACACTTTCAGTGCTGCGTTGATCATCCTGTCCTGTTTTTCCTTTTTCAGATCAAAAAATTTCTCATTCACGACAATATGTGCGCTCCTCTTCCGTAAATTGACTGTTTGGGTCGATTTCTATCTTAACACAGTCAGTAACGACTTGCAAGGAAAATATAGGAAGGCTGCCGGCAAACACAGGAAGAAAAACGAAAAGTCATCTTTGCGGGCAGGAAGAAGAATAAAAAGTCACCTTTGCGATTGTCGCAAGAAATGTAACGGTTTCCTCGTATAATCTCTTTTCATTTTCATAAAATAATATTATAATAGGGATAAGTCATACAAAAGTGAAAGGAGTAAATCTTATGGCCAAAAAATTTG
The sequence above is a segment of the Lachnospiraceae bacterium JLR.KK008 genome. Coding sequences within it:
- a CDS encoding TetR/AcrR family transcriptional regulator, which produces MNEKFFDLKKEKQDRMINAALKVFAENGFRRASTDEMVKEAGISKGLLFHYFVSKTGLYGFIYDYSVKYVMMEMTSSVNNTETDYFNLCRQIQRARTEAMKNFPYMQMFLLRAEREDAQEAVEATRESAETLLEAYDNIYNRVVFQEVEGVSWEKIVKIVEFTLNGLLSEMVQEAHFKPDAYYKEAIAYLQELEDLCMR
- the addB gene encoding helicase-exonuclease AddAB subunit AddB — translated: MALQFCIGSSGAGKSERLYADIIRQSMEEENTRFFIIVPDQFTMQTQKELVTRHPNRGIMNIEVLSFGRLTHRIFEETGEGGRPVLDDTGKSLILRKIAADCEEKLTVIGSHMRKIGYIHEVKSAISEFMQYGIGKVQLQELTEYARSRGSLYYKLQDLAVLYESFLDAIGDRFVTTEGQLGLLAQALERSAMIRDSVVVFDGFTGFTPVQNQIIKKLLSLAREVRVAVIMDGREDLQQETGEQQLFAFSRKMMRSLIRLAQETGTPRKADIVLTGRPVPRFRDNPSMAHLEQELFRYRNRVYTGEQGAIHLTEAATPGEEVRQTCLQIRRLVREESYQYRDIAVVAGDLSAYADYVEEIFGRFSIPCYVDTTKGIGHNPFIEYIRSALKIVLHDFSYETVFHFLRSGLADISMEETDRLENYVLRYGIRGRKRWQELFVRRSLTEEESQELAQINAVRQRLADRLAPLLGMGKTVRDYVTHLYTFLVESGAYEKLAHFEEKFSAEGDLVKAKEYGQIYRLVMELLEQIYDLIGEEEMALQEFADILDAGFGEIQVGTIPQNVDRIVVGDMERTRLKEIKVLFFLGVNDGNIPKSGARGGIISDTDREFLAQGQWEMAPSPRQQMYIQRLYLYMNMTKPSERLYLSYTRVNGEGKAVRPAYLIGTVKKMFPDLQVEGAQMRSPQEQIQVLDDGFGVLARQLREYAKGNPVDEPFFFTLYRTYASHPLYKRTLQMLVETAFFRYEESTLGAEVARALYGSILTSSVSRLEQYAACAYSYFLQYGLSLKERETFAFEAVDMGTLFHGVLEQFARLLEENGSDWLRFSGELGERLINEAVDAQTAVYGDNILFSSARYQYVVTRMKRILRRTVFTLQSQLQKGKFRPEHFEVSFSSLSEIESVNVSLSEKEKMRLLGRIDRIDTCREEDTVYVKVIDYKSGNQNLDIAAIYYGLQLQLVVYMNAAMEMIGRKEKGRHIVPAAMLYYHVADPMVRAQEQLSEEALNEKIRESLRMKGVVNERDDIIDRLDGQFSGRSEIIPVERKKDGSLGSRSAALSEEELRTISSYVSGKIKKIGRQILQGEIGKRPYEYAGDTGCDYCVYKSVCGFNGRLAGYETNKLQSLTREEALTKMQEEEEE
- a CDS encoding MATE family efflux transporter; its protein translation is MEMEKKTFYKKVFALVVPMALQNLINVGVSATDVIMLGKVGEEVLSGCSLGGQVFFIFNLFLFGTASGVSVLTAQYWGKRDTASIEKLLGIVVKLALAVGLIFMLGSFFFPEQLMLIFTDEPEVIAEGVKYLKIVAFTYPMVAVSMTYLNLIRSIEKVLISTVVYGCSLVLNFVVNAVLIFGLFGAPELGIVGAAVGTLCARMLELVMMLVYAYYHNHVIRLRLSCFLHTDRGLLRDFIRYASPVVVNEFMWGAGYSAMAAIIGHLGSSAVAANSISHVMRQLATVVAFGIGNATAIMIGKAIGENKKEEAQVYGGRFIRLAVCFGLIGGIVIFSMRPLILHGLGFSGLTADYLHSFLFMMSYYVVAQSATCTCIVGVFRGGGDTRFGMFVDAGILWGWAILLGFLAAFVWELPVKAVYFILMSDELVKIPFCYFRYRKKKWLRNVTR